A genomic stretch from bacterium includes:
- a CDS encoding MFS transporter: MAPAAVDRKRLVPWINYLIFFCVVNETVFNVSTPRISEQFGLTPAGVSWMMTSFMVFFGVGSLIYGKLSDIYSPKGLIFIGTVLYNFGSLLGFLLRDSYGWVLLARAVQGMGASAIPALVFVVVARYFHPDERGRVFGGITSTVSFAIGVGPVLGGFVSGSLHWSYLFLVPFFTLVSLPFFNRELPWEERREGGLDILGAVLVACTVGTLVVFLNFNRGTYLILFLAALSLSLGRMFTARSPFIPPDLFRNVRFRNGVVVGLVLFSIVMGIFFLIPLMLHQVHGLGTARIGLILFPGAISSVFFGPYAGRLADRRGNPFVVAIGLTLVIASMGLMALFLGFSPTVIAGSLLLTNVGFAFFQTALINSVSRTLGPQETGIGMGVFNLVAIISGALGTALVGKVLDGGWLDHPFLPTLSRGHAYGNLMLIFALISIGGWIFYQFSYGEQKGTPSGNGASLDPSGD, encoded by the coding sequence ATGGCCCCCGCCGCCGTCGACCGCAAGAGATTGGTCCCTTGGATCAACTACCTCATCTTCTTCTGCGTGGTGAACGAGACGGTCTTCAACGTCTCCACTCCCCGCATTTCGGAGCAGTTCGGCCTCACCCCCGCCGGGGTCAGCTGGATGATGACCTCCTTCATGGTCTTTTTCGGGGTGGGCTCCCTCATCTATGGGAAGCTTTCCGACATTTACAGCCCGAAGGGCCTCATCTTCATCGGCACCGTTCTTTATAATTTCGGCTCCCTCCTCGGGTTCCTCTTGCGGGATTCCTACGGCTGGGTCCTGCTGGCGCGCGCCGTCCAGGGCATGGGGGCTTCCGCCATCCCCGCCCTGGTCTTCGTGGTGGTGGCCCGTTATTTCCACCCGGACGAAAGGGGCAGGGTCTTCGGCGGCATCACCTCCACGGTCTCTTTCGCCATCGGCGTGGGCCCGGTCCTGGGGGGCTTCGTGTCCGGGTCCCTTCATTGGTCCTACCTCTTCCTGGTCCCTTTTTTCACGCTTGTTTCCCTCCCCTTCTTCAACCGGGAACTGCCCTGGGAGGAACGGCGGGAAGGGGGCCTGGATATCCTGGGCGCGGTCCTGGTGGCCTGCACGGTGGGCACCTTGGTCGTCTTCCTGAACTTCAACCGTGGGACTTACCTCATCCTCTTCCTGGCCGCCCTTTCCCTGTCCCTTGGGCGGATGTTCACCGCCCGGTCCCCTTTCATCCCGCCGGATCTCTTCCGTAACGTCCGCTTCCGTAATGGGGTCGTGGTGGGGCTCGTCCTTTTCTCCATCGTCATGGGGATCTTCTTCCTGATCCCCTTGATGCTCCACCAGGTCCACGGGTTGGGCACGGCCCGGATCGGGCTCATCCTGTTCCCGGGCGCCATCAGTTCGGTCTTCTTCGGCCCCTATGCGGGGCGATTGGCCGACCGCCGCGGCAACCCCTTCGTGGTGGCCATCGGGCTCACCCTGGTCATCGCCAGCATGGGCCTGATGGCCCTCTTCCTGGGGTTTTCCCCCACCGTCATCGCGGGCTCGCTCCTCTTGACCAATGTTGGTTTCGCCTTTTTCCAAACCGCGCTGATCAACAGCGTCTCCCGGACGCTGGGGCCCCAAGAAACGGGCATCGGCATGGGCGTCTTCAACCTGGTGGCCATCATCTCGGGGGCCCTGGGAACGGCCCTGGTCGGAAAGGTCCTGGATGGCGGCTGGTTGGACCACCCTTTCCTTCCCACCCTTTCCCGTGGCCATGCCTACGGCAATCTCATGCTGATCTTCGCGTTGATCTCCATCGGAGGCTGGATCTTCTACCAATTCAGCTACGGGGAACAAAAGGGGACCCCTTCCGGCAACGGCGCTTCCTTGGATCCTTCCGGCGATTAG
- a CDS encoding STAS domain-containing protein: MDDNFDLNDNLEITDKFFEKEGTALLTVRGEINSVTVHGFEKKLLSVLGEGRLKVILDLRDATYISSAGWGILVSQIKRIRGLQGDLILTGMRVEVEEIFKLLDFHRLFKVFPDPQAALKSL, translated from the coding sequence ATGGACGATAATTTCGACCTGAACGACAACCTGGAGATAACGGATAAGTTCTTCGAGAAGGAAGGGACCGCGCTCCTGACGGTCCGAGGCGAGATCAACTCGGTCACCGTCCACGGGTTCGAGAAGAAGCTCCTGTCGGTCCTGGGCGAGGGCCGCCTCAAGGTGATCCTGGACCTCCGGGACGCCACCTACATCAGCAGTGCGGGCTGGGGCATCCTGGTCAGCCAGATCAAGAGGATCCGGGGCCTGCAAGGCGACCTGATCCTGACGGGAATGCGGGTGGAAGTGGAGGAGATCTTCAAGCTTTTGGATTTCCACCGGCTTTTCAAGGTATTCCCGGACCCCCAAGCGGCCCTTAAGAGCCTCTGA